Proteins from a single region of Catenulispora acidiphila DSM 44928:
- a CDS encoding serine hydrolase domain-containing protein, whose product MFGHLRTAATCAAVAGMLALSAATAAGATNSPVHRSGLQQELEAFVHEQGGPPGVIVTFERRGATSVYRAGVADIATRQPPRARDAMRIASVAKAFSGAVALSLVARGTLSLDDTIAHRLPTLPAAWGAVTLRELLQHTSGLPDYSGTSAFREELAADPHHVFAPEDLLPFAASQPLLFPPGTRYQYSNSDNVAVGLMAQAATGRPYEQLLSSLVYRRIGLSKTSLPTGFDMPKPYIHGYGVRDGRLQDVSTEFSASASWASGGIVSTPKDLNAFIEAYGGPKYLPDRVRQAQLAFIDGSSEPAGPGTNAAGLGIFRYVTRCGTVYGHTGNTSGYTQFAAASPDGKRSMTFSVNAQITKTTNAPLLARMRDIEEDAVCQLLSR is encoded by the coding sequence ATGTTCGGACACCTCCGTACCGCGGCGACCTGCGCGGCCGTCGCCGGCATGCTGGCGCTCTCGGCCGCGACCGCCGCCGGCGCCACGAATTCACCGGTGCACCGCTCCGGCCTCCAGCAGGAGCTCGAAGCATTCGTACACGAGCAGGGCGGTCCGCCCGGGGTCATCGTGACCTTCGAGCGGCGCGGCGCCACGAGCGTCTACCGTGCCGGGGTCGCCGACATCGCGACGCGACAGCCTCCGCGCGCGCGGGACGCCATGCGGATCGCCAGCGTCGCCAAGGCCTTCAGCGGCGCTGTGGCGCTCTCGCTGGTCGCGCGCGGAACGCTGAGCCTCGACGACACCATCGCGCACCGCCTGCCCACCCTTCCGGCGGCGTGGGGCGCGGTGACGCTCCGCGAGCTGCTGCAGCACACCAGCGGACTCCCGGACTATTCAGGGACGTCGGCGTTCCGCGAAGAGCTCGCGGCGGACCCCCACCATGTCTTCGCGCCCGAGGACCTGTTGCCCTTCGCTGCCTCACAGCCGCTGCTGTTCCCGCCGGGCACGCGGTATCAGTACTCCAACTCCGACAACGTCGCGGTCGGGCTCATGGCCCAGGCAGCGACCGGCCGCCCCTACGAGCAGCTGCTGAGCAGCCTCGTGTACCGGCGCATCGGGCTGTCGAAGACCAGCCTTCCGACGGGCTTTGACATGCCGAAGCCGTATATCCACGGCTACGGGGTCCGCGACGGCCGACTCCAGGACGTAAGCACCGAGTTCAGCGCGTCAGCCTCCTGGGCGTCCGGGGGCATCGTCTCGACGCCGAAGGACCTGAACGCCTTTATCGAGGCCTACGGCGGTCCCAAGTACCTGCCTGATCGGGTACGCCAGGCACAGCTGGCGTTCATCGACGGCAGCTCCGAACCGGCCGGACCGGGAACGAACGCAGCCGGCCTCGGGATCTTTCGATACGTGACCCGCTGCGGCACGGTCTACGGACACACCGGCAACACCTCGGGATACACGCAGTTCGCCGCGGCCTCGCCAGACGGTAAGAGGTCGATGACGTTCTCTGTGAACGCGCAGATCACGAAGACGACCAACGCACCGTTGCTCGCTCGGATGAGGGACATCGAAGAGGATGCCGTCTGTCAGCTGCTGAGCCGGTGA